The Vibrio tritonius genomic sequence TCCAAAGTTGAAAAGCCTGCGTCTGCCAAGATGGAAGGTAACCAAGCAATTAATATGTAATAAAGTAAAGAGTTGATGCCCATAAATAGAGTGATTTGCCACGCCAGTGGTGACTGCCAAATGGGCTTATTGTCCTCCGTCGACATTGCTGGTTTAGCGTGGGAGGTTTGCGCATTTAGTTGAGTGCACCAAACAAGCGTTGCCAATATGGGTAAGATCATGGTGGAACCTAGTGCTACTTGCCAGCCGCTCCAAAGCTCGAGCGGCACGATGGTAGCTGAAGCAACACCTGCGGATACGCCCATAAACAGACCACACAGACCCGTGGTGTTTGCCACTTTATGCGGGAAATTTTGTTTCACCAGACTCGGAAGTAGTGTATTCCCCACAGCGATACCCACCCCGGTCAGTAATGTGCCCAAATACAAACTAGAAACCCAACCTAACGATCGAATTACGATACCCACTGTAATGATGGCCAATGCGGTTAACAGAGTGGTGTTAAGACCCAGCTTCTTCTCTAACTTGGCTACGAAGGGTGAAATAACGGCAAAGCATAACAGTGGTAGAGTCGTCAGCAGCCCAGCTTGATACGCCGAGAGGGAAAAAATAGATTGAATGGTATCGAGTACGGGCGCAATGCCGGTAAAGGGGGCGCGCAGATTGCAGGCAATCAGCAGTAAGCCAATGATCAAAAACAGTGATGACAAGGCCTTCTTGTCAGTCGCTTGATGGTTCATTTAAGGGACTCTTGGTCGAAGTAACTGTTGTCACCTTATCATTTGTCGCATGGTGATAATTTTTATATTATGACAAAAAATCGCTAAATTATGACAATATGTTCAACGACAAATCTTCTTTACTCGAAACCATCAATCAGTTTGATCATGGGCATCATGGTTCGCCCGTGATTGCACTGCGCGAAAACGTAAAAGACAAGCAGAGTGAAGTGCCTATTCATCAGCATACGATGGGACAGCTTGTGTTCGCGTTAAAGGGCGGAGTGACCTGTCAGCTACCGCAATCCACAGTGATCGTGCCACCACAATGTGCGGTGTGGATTCCCAAAGGCGTATTACACCGAGTTAATGCCACTGCCAATGCGCAAATTTGCTATCTGTTTGTCCGTCCAGACATGGCGTCACTGCCTCAATCCGGTTGCACCTTGTCTATTTCGCCGCTGGTTCGTGAACTGATTTTGGATATGAGTGAACAGCCTCATGATTACAGTGACGACCTGAGTGTGGTTCGTAAGGCATTGGTGTTACTCGAAGAGCTGGGCAAAATGCCGATCGAGCATCTATCTCTGCCCAATCCCGATGATCCTCGCTTGAAAAGGATCGCCAAAGAGCTGTTTGATAATCCTGCCGACCGCCGCACTTTAGCCGAATGGGGAATGGCCGTGGCGATGAGTGAGCGTTCGCTAGCACGACTTTTTAAGCAAGAAACTGGCATTACTTTTGGTCGTTGGCGTCAGCAGTTGCACCTGATTATCGCGATGCACCAGCTGTCAGAAGACTACCCAGTGCAGCGCGTGGCTGACTATCTGGGTTATCAGTCGGTGACTGCCTTTATCACTATGTTTAAAAAATCGGTCGGCAAACCACCCGCGCAATATTTTGCCAAACTGAAACAGTCGGAATCTTAGCTCTTTATTAGGCTTGCGCCGGGCTGATATTGAACTCAGGATTTTTGAGTAAACGCATCATGACGATCACTGCCGTTGCCATCACCGCCGCAGCAAGGTAAAAGCCAAGTTGTGTGATGCCAAAATGGCTTAAATAAGCTATCGCCACATAACTGATGCTTTGCGCGAGTGTGCTGAACATTTGCAGCATGCCATCGGCTCGTCCGCGCTGTTGGATATCTATCACATGGTGCATCCAATTGGTGCGAGCAATCCGATTTAGTGCGTTGAAAGTGCCAAAGAAAAAGGTGAACGCCAGTAGTATTTGTGGGTAAGGGGAAAGGCTCATGCCCAGTAACATAACACTGGCTATGCTCATCGCGCCAATCATGATTTTTGGGTGTGAGCTTAAGCCGAGTAATCTTCCGACGAGAAGTCCAGTGACTAGCGACCCCAAAGCAAAGGCGATGTTGTATCCCGCGAACCAACTGCCTGATACGCCTGTTTCTGCAAACCAAATAGGCACCAATTTACTTAGGAAAGTGAGAATGGGATAGCTCAATGCCGACAGCATCACAAAGGCAAAAAAGCGCGGTTTGCGGGCAATAATGGTTCGACTTTCTTTGATTTGAGTGACAAAAGAGCTGGCAATGGACTGGCTAAGTCGGCGCCGGTAAGGGGTGACGATGTAGCTGATACTGGCGATAGTTGAAGCTAGCGCGGCAAGACATGAAAACTCAAACATTCCCCACATTTCTAAAAGCATCACGCCCAAAGCGCCCGAGCCAAGGGTGGTGGTTTGCATGATGATCTCTTGTTTTCCTGATAGCGCAGCGTATTCGTAAGGTTCAAAGTTTTCTTGGGTAAAGGCGCCATTGCTTGACCAGCCTAGGTTATTTGAAACCCAAAAAATCAGTTGTGCCGCTGCCAATATCCATTGAGATTCAATCCCTAATCCATAGGACGCCGCCACCAAGGCTGCGGTGGTGGCTTGTACTACTTGTACCCAAATCAACAACTGTTTTCTCGAAAAGCGGTCAATAAAAGTAGCGAAAACAGGTGTAAGGAGAAACGATAAAACCGTGCAGGTGAGCGCCACCATGGCCACAAACGAGCCCATGTTAGGTTTTGATAGCATCATCCAAGGCACTGCCATCATAAACATGCCGGAGGATATGCCATCAAAGAACAGACCTGTGAGATAAGGCCGAGTACGCGAAGTGAAGGTAATGTCCATAGTGTGATTCCGTTGAGAGTGACCAAAGTCGTTGATAAGTAATGAGATGCGAGGTTAAACATTTATTTATGTTGCTATGGCTGCATCAAAGCGTGAACACACCCCCATAAGAACGAGATAACACCGAGCAAAACGGCCAGTTTCCCTATACGCGAAATCATTTGCGCCACTGGGCCTTGCTCCTTTACGGCAATGAGCACCAGGCCCTGCTCGTTTTTGTTGAGTAGTGCTTTCACCAAGTCAAAATACATAGTCATGTTTGATCCCTAGCCTTACGCTGCTTCCATATGTTGAATCTTTACAGCGAGTTAATGTTGAGGTTATGGTGGAAGCCTAATTCCTCAAGTTAACTTGAGGTCAAGGGATAAATGGCAAAATGGAGAGAGTAAATGGAAATGAGTGTGGGCCAAGTGGCGAAGCGTTCAGGCGTAAGTGTCGCGACATTGCATTTTTATGAGTCAAAGGAATTGATATTTAGCCATCGCACAGCAGCAAATCAGCGGCGCTATAGCCAACATATCCTGAGACGTATCGCGTTTATTAAGGCTGCGCAGAATGTGGGGTTAACGCTTAATGAGATTGCCGATGCGCTAGAACAACTACCTAAACACCAAGCACCAAGTAAGGATGAGTGGGAACAGTTAGCGCGATCGTGGAATGAGCTTCTCGAGATGCGGATTCAAAGTTTAAAGGCACTACAAACCCAATTAGGGAGCTGTATC encodes the following:
- a CDS encoding MFS transporter — protein: MNHQATDKKALSSLFLIIGLLLIACNLRAPFTGIAPVLDTIQSIFSLSAYQAGLLTTLPLLCFAVISPFVAKLEKKLGLNTTLLTALAIITVGIVIRSLGWVSSLYLGTLLTGVGIAVGNTLLPSLVKQNFPHKVANTTGLCGLFMGVSAGVASATIVPLELWSGWQVALGSTMILPILATLVWCTQLNAQTSHAKPAMSTEDNKPIWQSPLAWQITLFMGINSLLYYILIAWLPSILADAGFSTLEAGSVHGLMQMASALPGLFLGPIVSRMKNQVIVAIIMSALISVGLIGLWIAPKEAAIWVSCFGAGSGGVILLAFMFIGFRTTSTLQATQLSGMAQGVGYLLAALGPTLVGTLHNLTHSWSAMLLTATLLSLAMLLNGALAGRTRTIHLDVAPA
- a CDS encoding AraC family transcriptional regulator, with amino-acid sequence MFNDKSSLLETINQFDHGHHGSPVIALRENVKDKQSEVPIHQHTMGQLVFALKGGVTCQLPQSTVIVPPQCAVWIPKGVLHRVNATANAQICYLFVRPDMASLPQSGCTLSISPLVRELILDMSEQPHDYSDDLSVVRKALVLLEELGKMPIEHLSLPNPDDPRLKRIAKELFDNPADRRTLAEWGMAVAMSERSLARLFKQETGITFGRWRQQLHLIIAMHQLSEDYPVQRVADYLGYQSVTAFITMFKKSVGKPPAQYFAKLKQSES
- a CDS encoding MFS transporter; translated protein: MDITFTSRTRPYLTGLFFDGISSGMFMMAVPWMMLSKPNMGSFVAMVALTCTVLSFLLTPVFATFIDRFSRKQLLIWVQVVQATTAALVAASYGLGIESQWILAAAQLIFWVSNNLGWSSNGAFTQENFEPYEYAALSGKQEIIMQTTTLGSGALGVMLLEMWGMFEFSCLAALASTIASISYIVTPYRRRLSQSIASSFVTQIKESRTIIARKPRFFAFVMLSALSYPILTFLSKLVPIWFAETGVSGSWFAGYNIAFALGSLVTGLLVGRLLGLSSHPKIMIGAMSIASVMLLGMSLSPYPQILLAFTFFFGTFNALNRIARTNWMHHVIDIQQRGRADGMLQMFSTLAQSISYVAIAYLSHFGITQLGFYLAAAVMATAVIVMMRLLKNPEFNISPAQA
- the soxR gene encoding redox-sensitive transcriptional activator SoxR, which codes for MEMSVGQVAKRSGVSVATLHFYESKELIFSHRTAANQRRYSQHILRRIAFIKAAQNVGLTLNEIADALEQLPKHQAPSKDEWEQLARSWNELLEMRIQSLKALQTQLGSCIHCGCLSLERCALYNPNDTKGVFHSGAALVNVKHID